A single window of Ovis canadensis isolate MfBH-ARS-UI-01 breed Bighorn chromosome 15, ARS-UI_OviCan_v2, whole genome shotgun sequence DNA harbors:
- the LOC138420681 gene encoding calcitonin receptor-stimulating peptide 2-like gives MGFSKFPLFLVLSILIIHQAGMLQAAPFRSVWKNDFVPATLTEEESYFLLATMVKCYVEMKASELEYETEDFGIIAQERTSDTATRMTHKLAGFLGKSGSKIKRNIMSTNVAPKPLASTTGIFRTN, from the exons ATGGGTTTCTCGAAGTTCCCCCTCTTCCTGGTCCTCAGCATCCTGATCATCCACCAGGCAGGCATGCTCCAGGCAGCACCATTCAG GTCAGTTTGGAAAAATGACTTTGTACCAGCTACACTCACTGAGGAGGAATCGTACTTCCTACTGGCCACAATGGTGAAATGTTATGTGGAGATGAAGGCTAGTGAGCTGGAGTATGAGACTGAGGACTTTGG CATCATTGCCCAGGAGAGAACCAGTGACACCGCCACCAGGATGACCCATAAGTTGGCAGGCTTCCTGGGCAAATCTGGGAGCAAGATTAAGAGGAACATCATGTCCACCAACGTGGCTCCAAAGCCTTTGGCCAGCACCACAGGGATCTTCAGAACCAACTAG